In Danaus plexippus chromosome 28, MEX_DaPlex, whole genome shotgun sequence, a genomic segment contains:
- the LOC116776158 gene encoding uncharacterized protein LOC116776158 codes for MDEQYLKEQLNIGKLIKERVSDSLRNVDVLNVLKKMVESAPESEETEEIRQQLDGILTQYNSLPEEQKVQFARQVKEALTNKLAKKLEEAPLDFSEVETFLRDAVRTQIYLYSAAAVVFVIIVVFFGYKLYKSIKEKEKKKEEKKKLKQMKKKK; via the exons ATGGACGAGCAATACCTGAAGGAACAGCTGAACATAGGGAAGCTTATCAAGGAACGGGTCAGCGATTCCTTGAGGAACGTGGATGTGTTGAATGTGCTGAAGAAAATGGTGGAGTCAGCACCAGAGAGCGAAGAGACAGAGGAAATAAGACAGCAATTGGACGGAATTCTGACACAATACAACTCATTGCCGGAGGAACAGAAGGTGCAATTCGCTCGTCAAGTGAAAGAGGCGCTCACCAACAAACTGGCGAAGAAGCTGGAGGAGGCGCCGTTAGATTTCAGTGAAGTGGAAACATTCTTGCGAGACGCCGTCAGGACACAAATATACTTGTACTCAGCAGCGGCTGTCGTATTTGTGATAATTGTCG tATTCTTCGGCTACAAGCTGTACAAgtctataaaagaaaaagaaaaaaagaaagagGAGAAGAAGaaattgaaacaaatgaaaaaaaagaagtaa